atttaattttggacacatggaacacgggatgaatcctcctgtacgccggaggaaggctaagacgcacggttaccggattaataattttggtaatagaaaacgggccaataaatttgggagcaagtttgttagaaacggaacgcataggaatattctgggtagaaagccacactctttgaccgacgacgtaacggggaggcttcgaccggtggcgatcggccttagccttggtgcgcgacctagcctggagcagagctctgcgagctctggtccaggtgcggtgacacctctggactagtgcgtgtgcggaggggaccgaaacctcggattccgtactgacaaaattaggtggttggtaccctaaactacacttaaatggagacatgcccgtagatgacactggcaaagaattgtgtgcgtactccacaattgagagttaGAAGGAtccgcaaggatccgtccttctttcccacaaaaaagaaccccgcccccgctggagaagaggaagggcggatgaaccccgttgctagagaacttgatatatatttctccatggccgccgtctctggaatagacaaggaatataacttgcccttaggcggagaagtacctggcaataactctatcgcacagtcatagggacgatgaggaggaagagaatcagcccgagacttactgaacacctccctcaggtcgtggtactccgcgggcacgttagccaaatccactgcctccccctgaaacacagactcagaaacattaacaccagcagacaaaagacaagacaaatgacattcctcgctccagctaaccacagatccgagaAGCCAATCGATCCttgggttgtgtttctggagccaggtgtgaccgagaacaatgggggatagaggtgagtccgtgatgaagaATGACATCTCTTCCGTATGGTTGCCAGCTGTGATGAGCGAAACCGGTagagtggtctgtgtgatgatcggcagtttgtgtccgttgagtgcaaaaggtgcaatggggtgtttgagggaggtgagaggaatgttgagcttcCTGGCGAATTTGCAGTCCATGAAACtgccctcggccccagaatccaccaAAGCGTGAAGATTAAGTGCGTGGgtagaccaccgtagactcaccggaaggagtgtcaatgtagatgaggtcttcttggcagagatcccacccgatagtagcctcggttttactatcgggcttggtcttttaccggacagcgctggatgtgatgttcttggctgccacagtataaacacagtcccagggatctccgcctgatcctctcctcccgggagagccgagctcgccccacctgcatgggttcagaatctccaggtgggctgaccgcaacttctgagcgctgacgctgagcctccggtctggtcgcgagaacaactctccccctccgtctgtcggcttggtcgagtcggttgtctaTCCTGATGGTGAAGTCAATAAgaccattgagagaagtggggagttcAGCGGCGCGGAtatcctgttggatgcggtcagccaacccatgcaggaagtgatcccactgcgcctcttcgttccacttacactccgccgccagggtgcggaactcgatggcatAGTCGGATACGGACCTCTCTTCCTGGCGTAgatccgtgagaagtctagccgcctccctcccggcgacggagcggtcgaagactcgTCTCATCTCCACCGAAAGGGTGTGGAACGATGCACAGCAgctgtcctggttctcccacaccgccgttccccagagggcagccctccccgtcagtagGGACAAGACGAAAGCCACCTTCATCTCCTCGGTGGTGAACGTGCGGGGCTGTAAGGCGAAGTGTAGAGAACAatgtgacagaaatgatcgacaaaagtttggctcacccgcatatttctcaggaatggggaggcgtggttcgggctgggaaatccctccggagacgatcggcggtgtgggtggcgtgggaggcgcagcgggtggcggttgttgttgctgttgagcctgtagagcgagctcggacaccttcggcaccattgcttggaaggctcgacccatctcatctatcgccttgtcttggcgctcCATACGATCAACGACTCTCTGCAGAATGTCCTCTAGATGAGATGGGAAGCGattgcctgctgcttccatgatggtcagatcctactgtgacggctcgtaagagaggaggaagcaattgcaggtaattagaatggtaatttattgatggtagaaaatacagTGAAACTGAAGGATGAATGCACAATCCAGGATGTGGGCAATGTtgacggaaggtctacagtggcgtgagaagtgctggatggtgaagtcggtggtgacggtgtggacggtcaatggatgaaaccaggaagtgaccggaacactcacacgaagacaacaacacgaacacaatccagaacaataACACGGGAGACgtaatccaacagggagactgcaacatgagtgaggatctgacaacagacagagagcgaggtgagtatatgtagctgaggggtgatgaggatcagctggagcgagacaatcaacacccaggtgaccacaatcaactaaacgagcacatggagacaacgtaagtacaaaaacaaccacaaaacatgacacggaggaaacactggatttcctaccgtgacagatGGATTGTAaagtggtataaggctagttaggtacgcaggagctaaaccatttagggacTCATAggtaaataatgataatttgtaactgatacagaacttaataggtagccattgaagagactgtaaaattgggataATATGATCATAATTTCTTGatctggtaaggactctagccactgcattttggactacctgtagcttgtttattgaagatgcaggacaaccacctagaattGTGTTACAATAGTCCattctagaggtcatgaatgcatgaactagcttttctgcatcaaaaacaggtaacatgtttcgtagcttggcaatgtttctaagatggaataatgcagtttttgtaacatgggaaatatggttttcaaaagacaagtggCACTCTAATATAACaaactgatttttgactgtagaggaagtaacagtacatcaatctagttgcaaattgtaatctacaagattctgtgtactgttttttggtccaataattaatatatctgtcttatctgaattgaATAGGATAAAATTATTCGTCATCCAATctcttacatttttaacacactctgttagcttagataatttagaagttttatccggtctcattgagatatatagccgagtatcatcagcataacagtggaaactaatcccgtattttctaataatattaccaaggggcagcatattttgaaaatagaaggggacctaggacggatccttgtggcactccatattttactgatgataaatgagatgactccccatttaaataaacaaaatggtagcgctcagacaggtaggatctaaaccatcttagagcctgcccttgaatacctgtatagttttgtaatctatctatgagtatgtcatgatctacgttgttgaacgcagcactaagatcaagtaaaactagcaatgagatgcagccttgatctgacgcaagaagcaggtcatttgtaattttaaggtGACAAAACAATGTGATATTAACCCTAACCATTTAAATAACAGcagctttaaaacattttccatcACACATttcatcacacaaacacacagtcaagAATAGTCCTGCAACAAAGTAGAGGTGTGTGTTTTATCCAGGCAGAGCATTTGCACACAACAGTGTTCATCATTTTATATGTACTGTTTCACCAAAATTGGATTGCAATAtcatggttttcaaaaaaacatacTGTAGCTACACAGCGACATACTGAATTATGTCATTGAGCTAGCTGGACACTACGCATTCCTGGCAGACAGAACAGCAAATGACTCCAGCAAGACCAGAGGTGgaggattgtgcatttatgttaaCAAAACTTGGTGTATGAACTCCAttattgttgggagacactgctcatcTAACCTAAAGTTTCTCGTGGTTAagtgtagacctttttatctgccacaggagttcacttccaccattatAACTGCAGCCTATATTCCACCatatgctaatgccaagctttcTATGAACTAACTGCATATGGCCATTAGTAAACAACTGTACAATTAGTAAACGACTGTAATAAACTTAAAAATTGCATGACTATTGTCACCCTTTGAGCTTGATAGCATGGATAGGAAAACTGTATCATCTTCATAATTTAACAACAAAATTAACCTCATAACTTTGACACTCATTTGTATAGAGGATAAAAATAATTGATGATAGAACACAGCCCTGTGGCGAGCCTTTGATGTACAAAGTGTGcctgataaatagataaataaatagattaatctGAACCCTTTACTCCCtacaaattttaaaaaatccaGGATCCATAAAGTTGGCCCGTGACTAACATTGAACTAATTTACAAATTTGGGATCATTTAATTATCCTAGTTAATTATTAATCTGATTCATTGTattaaattctgagaaaaagtcatTAAACAGCTATCTGTTGTTGATCATTTGAAATCAGAAGTGGCTTATATGAAAGGCAAATGGCTCTAGATTACGCTTATTTTAGCAAAATAAAATCCGATCATGCcttgatttttaattatttaattaggaCAGAAAGGTCAGACTTTGCTTAGACAAAAGTCTTGTCATTTAACAgaaataatgtacagtacagagCATAAAGTCATGGTGCAGTGGGAAAATAATTAACATTGTGTATGACTGCCATGAGCTTTGGAGGACTGTATCCATACGTCTCGGCAATGActcaaaaaactaattaataaagTCATTTTGGAATGGCAAAGAAAGCATTCTTGCGGGACTCCTAGAGTTCATCAAGATTATTTGGTTTCATCTTCACTGCCTCCTCCATCTTACCCCAGACATGCTCAATAATATTAATTCCTGGTGATTGGGCTGCCAATCCTGGAGCACCTTGGCCTTCTTTGCTTTCAGGTCAAGTCAagtgacctttatttatatagcgctttaaacaaaatacattgcgtcaaagcaactgaacaaaattcattaggaaaacagtgtcaataatgcaaaatgacagatataggcagatcatcattgaattcagtgatgtcatctctgttcagtgtctgtgcatttatttgcaatcaagtcaacaatatggctatagatgaagtgaccccaactaagcaaaccagaggcgacagcggcaaggaccaaaactccatcggtgacagaatggagaaaaaaaccttgggaaaaaccaggctcagttggcgcgccagttctcctctgaccagacgaaaccagcagtttaattccaggctgcagcaaagtcaaattgtgcagaagaatcatctgtttcctgtggtcttgtcctggtggccatctgagacaaggtcttcacaggggatctgtatctggggctctagttgtcctggtctccgctgtcttttagGGATGTAGAGGTAGGTGGCGATCCaacatctggtctggatacagactggatctggtggctatggtgacctcggaataagagagaaacagactaatattagcatagatgccattcttctaatgatgtagcaagtacatcgggtgttatgaaAAGTGTTCCCAGTTCTGGTTTACCTATTTAACCCCTTatcagtcaccccccatttttgacatggagacagaaatgacatacccaaaataaaaaggtttctgctcatgattctttctgacatagatacatgatcaacatttgttcacaaagctgacactcaaagtttactgttcaggaatcagaattactcagactgttatgataatagagatatataagctcaaacataaaaataaaaatattaaaaacatattttttaaatgtatttaaaaaattgttgatgtagggtATGATTTTAGAAACActgtgtagctaaagccacaagtctaccaaAGATTCATGAaatttgaaaatttgaaaatttcataatctaatctgtaaaactgtgaatattatgaaatattttctaaggccatgtcatgtgtgtttttagagaaggctaatctgattgatttatggcacttgtcatctctataATATCACACATGTAAACACTCCTGTGTGCTCTGTCTGTGTTTTTCGCTTTGAAAACTCCCcaattcatgattctattgttcacATGAAACAAGTCTTTCAAACCTCCGccttattccacctttattagcctttgttGTGGTAGACTAGAAACTAGAAGTCAAGTTATTATTTGCTGTTCCTACAACTTGGATAGGCGACAAGATTTTTGTCAGTGAGTATGGTGTGAAAAACACCTCACTGAACTACTCTTAAGGATTAAGTGTTATACCACAAATCGCATCTGGACTGTAAGCTTAATTAAAAGGTATagctttcagctgtttagttATAATGTAGGAAGCACAGCTTCAAAGGGGAAGTGGTACTTAAATGGAtcattggatgcccattttcaacatattttggtttaatatttttctactgtagtgtaaaacaacactttttttccttgtcaaaaacagctctgttcactgCGACCCATTTCagtgcattttcctttaaatgactgcagtgaccatctgatctggatacagactggatctggtggctacagtgacctcggaataagagagaaacggaCTAAAATTAGCATACCGTATtttacggactataagtcacactttttttcatagtttggctggtcctgcgacttatagtgcgacttatttatcaaaaataatttgacatgaaccgagagaaattaacaaagagaaaacatttacTGTCTCGCGGCTgtggacggtaatgttttctcttggttcttggttctaaaggAAAaggacttatagtccagtgcgatttatatatgtttttgtcctcgtcatgacgtagttttggactgatgctacttatacttaggtgcgacatatagtccgaaaaatatggtagatgccattcttctaatgatgtagcaagtacattgaatgttatgggaagtgttcacaGTTCTGGTTTTCCTAATtattgcagcctaaaaatcctttaacagatttgaatattagaaatgtgttattgtgactccaaggctgtaatgtgattggttattaaggCACACACAATCCAAGTTAGCTATTACGCTTTCCCTAATATTAAGTAATACAGACCATCTCATTTTCCAATAGTAATATCATCTCTGCATTTGTTGTtgaacttgctaactagcacattattaggaaaggcgatttacaaagattcatttaataaaaaagaaaaaaagaaaaccttatactcacttcttctgtaAGTGAAGCTGGATCATAGACGCATTTAGGAAAATCGGGGGCGCAttccctttaaaaacaaaactttgtCCTCAGTGACCACTTGAAAGTATATTTTAACTCCTCAAGTGCACAATTTGCATCTTCAATCATGAATCATTAAATCAAAAcatgtgaaaaacaaattcaaatcattAGCTAAGGAGTTTTGTTTGCCCAGCTACTTTTCTGATGCCTGCTATCTCTGCAATCTCTGGCCAGCGGCTTATGGAGTTTGAGCTCAACATTTTCATGTGAGCTACTCTAACCCGAGTAGAGAAACGGTTTGCCCTGAGTCTTGTCTTTGTCTGTTCTAGAGGACTGTTCTTAGTGTGAATTAGCCTGAATTCTTACATCAGCCTAATCTTGTCTGTGCGAGTTGATTATTTCTGTGTGGTGTGGTCACCTGTCTAGACCTTGATTCCTACCGGGACTCTGATCCTCTGATATTactcaattaattaatttgagtCGCATTACTGCATCTGAGTCCTTTATCCCAGAGAACCCTTACAGGCTCCTTCTTAGATGTTTTTATATCTGACATGTTGTTGATTGCCAGACAGCCATAATATCACCTTGCACAACCTttccttttattaattttttctataaTTTAGTTTGGCATGTCTAATTGCTCTTTTGACTtccttattaatattgttttcctCCTCAATAGTTCCTGACAGGAATACCCTTTTTTTCTTATTAAGAATATTTTTGAGTTCTTTGGTTACCCATGGCTTGTTGTTAGGAAACACTGTCAAAGTTTTAGTAGGAATAATAGAATTGACACAAAAAGTTGTGTAAATATAAACCACAAGAACATTATCATTCAAACTGAGGCTATCATTTAAAAACAGATCCAAGTCAGTGCTCTTAAAGCAAACATTTGAAGCTCGCTAGAGACACTTgatttacaacaaaacaataccATTACAGttttagtgactgtgttcatgGCAACCTCTTGTCTATTTAATTCCCCTCTTGGGTTATGACAGCATCACAGAAACCTCTTTGAACCACATATTTAAAGGCAAAAGCATGTAAAGTTTCTTAagagaaaactaattttaaattgatctatccttaaaataaatataaagaatagGCTGCTAATCAGTTAACTTGACAACTTGAAGTGATCTGTCAACAatcttgacaaaacacaacaatatTTCTTCAAGGTATTACTTTACTTTAGCCACAACAGATTCCAGGTTCTTttcttgtacaaaaaaaaaaaaaaaaaacttacacttTTAAAGAAAAGAATGGAAAACATCAGATGGAAACCAAGCGCAGGAAATGTTATAGTTAAATTTTACTGCTTACAGCAatgttgtaaatatatatatatatattttatcatattatacagttttttttatatcatatactCTTCAATTAATTTATGCTATTAACGACATTGACATGTTTGTTTGATGCTGTTTATAGGTTTTTATAGAGCAACTAATGGACAACCTGACATTCACAAACACCATTCTCCTCATGGAAGGACTGAAAGTTGCACCTCAGTCCTCCTATCCCATTTTCATCTTGCTTCTGTTGATTTATGTTTTTACAATGGGATGTAACATTGGACTTATAATACTGATCTCAACAGATAAAAATCTGCATCATCCTATGCATTTTCTGTTCTGCAATTTGCCACTGAACGATATACTAGGAACCACTGTCATGTTGCCACGCTTACTACAGGATATTTTAAGGGAAGTCTCAGAGCGCTACATGACATATGTGGAGTGTGTTGTTCAAGCATATTTTGTACACATATTTGCGGCCGCAAGCCACTATGTGCTGATGATCATGGCCTTTGACAGATATGTCGCTATATGTAATCCACTGCGATACACAGCCATAATGACCAATAAAATGGAAGTAAAACTATCAGTATCAACCTGGGGGCTGTCAGTACTTATAGTGTCTATTATGTTAGGTCTCACTATAAGACTGTCTCGCTGCAGATCTAAAATTGAAAACCCTTACTGTGATAATGCTTCACTGTTTAAACTGTCCTGTGAAAGTGTAGTCATTAATaatgtgtttggaattatttatACTGTAATTGTTTTTACTTTCTCACTTGGGTCTGTATTTATAACATATGGCAAAATAGCTACTGTATGCATAACCAGCAAAAACAAAGCAGTCAACAGAAAAGCCATAAAAACGTGTGGCACTCACATAGCTGTTTATATAGTCATGTTTGTTTCCTGTGCAACCACGGTTTTTCTCCATCGTTTTCCTGAATACTCTGAAAGCAGAAAACTAGCTAGTATAATGTTTCATATAGTACCACCAGGATTAAATCCTTTAGTATATGGTTTACAAACCAAAGAAATAAGACAAAAGTTTATAAAACTTTGGTACAGAAATAAAGTtaatctgaaataaattaattaaaaggaatgcctgaaatgtgtatatatatatatatatacctttattaacaaaataatcacaatcctgttttaaaatgttcttaaaatgtaatttagtaacAACACACTGATGTCTCTTGTTCTGTCAGATATACGTTTCAACATTTAGCCAATTTAACCCCTAACCTGTCACATCCCAGCCCCAGACACAacatgacatacccaaaataaaaaggttgctGCTAATGAGTCTTTCTGACTCAACATAAATTTATAAAGCTGTTTGCAGTTCGTTATGATATTGGAAATATATCAGctcaaacttaaaaatgtaaataaaatattcaaagtaTAGTTTTAAACGTATAATAAATTGTGTTTCTAAGTATTTACCGCCACAACATTATGAAGCTACAGTCTATTCATGCTTCATTTAAAATATGAGGACATTCTCTGTAAAACTGTGCTTGTTATGAAACATTTTGTAagaccatgtcatgtgtgttttaaagaaggctaataaaaaaaagtgtacggCCCTCTGTAAGCTCTCCTGCAAACTGCTGCCTTACGTCTGACCCGGcaaactgccccattcatgatACCATTGCTCTCACTTCACGAACATTTCACAATTCTGTCAGGTATCAAaagtctttctaaaaaaaaaaaaaaatgttgtgcccTTACGTcaattattttgacaaaatacaTCATAAAGCATAACTGCACCTTTTCTGCAGCTGCATGAGAGCTAACACTAGCTTGTAAAAAAGATAGGAGTAATTTTCTTATATCTTTAAAGTGCAGCTTCAAAACACTTCGAAACTTTTTACATACAGAGAACAAGTCATTCTGAAGAAACATGCATATTTTCATGAATTTCCAAAGCTCTGtggataacagaaaataatttaaaagaaaaactatCAGACACCTGATCTCACTCTATCTCTATGAGTTTGAGGGGGTGAGTGGGTGCATGTGATGTCTCACTGCATCACTACATTGTACAAACATTACAGGTCAAAGCGATCTGATGTTCCATTTACCTAAATAAATAacctaaaataaagtaaaataaaattgctCATCGTCAAATGATAAAtcatcaaatatgtatttttagaagacttggattaaGCCACTCAAAGCTTGAAATAATGATTGCcttaaaaaaagttgtaaatggtagtaaattagaattagaatagaaatgctatttccgggtccaagcctctactcatttcacttgagaatactataTCAACAGCCATTTGTgagcactatttaaaaaatatttgcaggagtctcatttttcatgatattttattcagatttgaaatagaaactaatgagacatgtggctttcaaccatTACTTTtttagattgctccaggactcatttcatgtatttttatatcaatatacagtcaggtccataaatattgggacatcgacacaattctaatctttttggctctatacaccaccacaatggatttgaaatgaaacgaacaagatgtgctttaactgcagactttcagctttaatttgagggtatttacatccaaatcaggtgaacggtgtaggaattacaacagtttgtatatgtacatcccactttttaagggaccaaaagtaatgggacagattaacaatcataaatcaaactttcattttttaatacttggttgcaaatcctttgcagtcaattacagcctgaagtctggagatcaattagacatcagcgtacgctgggtttcatccctggtgatgctctgccaggcctctactgcaactgtcttcagttcctgcttgttcatggagcattttcccttcagttttgtcttcagcaagtgaaatgcatgctcaatcggatttaggtcaggtgattgacttggccattgcataacattccacttctttcccttaaaaatctctttccaaagacaccaaaatgatgtttgtaacacactgaagtaggaaactgttacaattataagttaggtagagcactttcatctgtgagtcccataatgggacTGGCTAAAAGGTTAACATTATTtaagataaacattaaaaaaaaataaataaaaaaattatgctcAGTGCTCAGTGTCTCAGACACTAATATTTTAACTTTCCATCTGGGATTTCAGTATGGAGATAAAGGTTAGGGTTATAATTGTTTCAGTATTACATGATATAGAGATCGCTaacacatgtgaccaactgggcggcaacatcatcagaacgcaaagaattatgggCATGTTTGAAATAGAATagca
This genomic stretch from Carassius gibelio isolate Cgi1373 ecotype wild population from Czech Republic chromosome B21, carGib1.2-hapl.c, whole genome shotgun sequence harbors:
- the LOC127986541 gene encoding olfactory receptor 146-like; the encoded protein is MDNLTFTNTILLMEGLKVAPQSSYPIFILLLLIYVFTMGCNIGLIILISTDKNLHHPMHFLFCNLPLNDILGTTVMLPRLLQDILREVSERYMTYVECVVQAYFVHIFAAASHYVLMIMAFDRYVAICNPLRYTAIMTNKMEVKLSVSTWGLSVLIVSIMLGLTIRLSRCRSKIENPYCDNASLFKLSCESVVINNVFGIIYTVIVFTFSLGSVFITYGKIATVCITSKNKAVNRKAIKTCGTHIAVYIVMFVSCATTVFLHRFPEYSESRKLASIMFHIVPPGLNPLVYGLQTKEIRQKFIKLWYRNKVNLK